The window ACATAGATCGCTGTGATCCGCAAGGTTTTTTGAAGACGACGAATCTCTATGCGCATCTGTTCCCGAAGTTTAGCATCCAGGTTGGAGAGTGGCTCGTCGAACAAAAGCAACTCGGGCTCCATTACGATGGCTCGGGCCAAGGCGACTCTCTGCTGCTGCCCTCCCGAAAGCTGGGAAGGACGCCTTCGCTCCATGCCTTTCAAACCAACGAGTTCAACGACTCGATTCATCTTGTCCTGTATAACTTTAGAGCTCAATTTTTTGAGGCGAAGCCCAAAGGCGACGTTCTCGAACACGTCCAGATGAGGGAAAATAGCATAGGACTGAAACACCAGCGTGGCGTTCCGTTTGTTAGGAGCCACATCGTTCACCCGTCGATCACCAAAATAGATGTTCCCCTCCGTGGGATCCTCGAATCCAGCGATCATTCGAAGCAGGGTTGTCTTCCCACAACCGCTGGGCCCCAACAGAGTGACCAGCTCTCCATCCTGGATAAACAGATCAGCAGAATCAACGGCCTGAACCTTAGAGGCACTATCATACCCGTCGAACTCCTTACTGAGTCTCTGTATACGAAGCTCCATGCCACTACTCCTCTCGAACCTGAATGGACGAGGCACCGCCAGAGCGCCCCGGAACAAGCCACCCGATGATTGCCACGGCAGCGAGAACAATGCAGACCAATATAACGCTGAAAGCCGCAGCCACGCCAAGCCTCCCCGCCCCCACTTGGCTCAATATCTGAACCGTTAACAAGTTCCAGTGAGCCGAGACCAGAAAAATAGCAGCACTTATAGCCGTCATAGCCCTGACAAAGGCAAAGACCAACCCGGAGAAAAAGGCTGGAGCAATGAGGGGCAACGTAACTCTTCGAAAGGTCGTCAAACCATCAGCCCCCACATTTTTGGCGGCCTCCTCTATGGAAGGATCAATCTGCCTGAGAATGGCTACCCCCGATTGAATGCCAACAGGGATATAACGGAACACGAAATTGAGCACCAATATGCTCAAGGTCCCGATAAGGACGACCGGAGGTCTGTTGAAAGCCAAGATATAGCCTATACCAAC is drawn from Dethiosulfovibrio peptidovorans and contains these coding sequences:
- a CDS encoding polyamine ABC transporter ATP-binding protein, which produces MELRIQRLSKEFDGYDSASKVQAVDSADLFIQDGELVTLLGPSGCGKTTLLRMIAGFEDPTEGNIYFGDRRVNDVAPNKRNATLVFQSYAIFPHLDVFENVAFGLRLKKLSSKVIQDKMNRVVELVGLKGMERRRPSQLSGGQQQRVALARAIVMEPELLLFDEPLSNLDAKLREQMRIEIRRLQKTLRITAIYVTHDQAEAMSISDRVVVMRDGRIEQIGSPVDLYAKPRNRFVADFIGKANFLEGRTVSGGILLGGKSYGLTEAPDELDTLREVVVRPEAVGISPDEGQFPGKVVRTTFLGNLLEYEVDCPDLGILVVHQVNPLTGVLLEPGSSIGVSLRSETLHLLERPMTL